A genomic region of Methanomassiliicoccus sp. contains the following coding sequences:
- a CDS encoding adenylate kinase — MKMVLLGAPGSGKGTQAKRLCQELGLTLISTGDLLREAVRNNTPLGVKAKGFMDAGKLVPDELVIGLIREKVSALKGGFLLDGFPRNLEQARMLDEIADINLAVNLDVDEQIIVDRIVNRRSCKQCNEVYHLIAKPTREEGVCDKCGGELYQRTDDTEAVVRERLRVYKERTLPLAKFYSERGILVDVDGQGEIDDVYDRILAAINDFKN, encoded by the coding sequence ATGAAGATGGTGCTGCTTGGGGCCCCCGGCTCGGGGAAGGGTACTCAGGCGAAGAGGCTTTGCCAGGAGCTAGGGCTGACGTTGATCTCCACGGGCGACCTCCTCAGAGAGGCGGTCCGCAACAACACCCCGCTGGGAGTGAAGGCGAAGGGGTTCATGGACGCCGGCAAGCTCGTCCCCGATGAGCTGGTCATCGGCCTTATCCGTGAGAAGGTGTCGGCATTGAAAGGAGGGTTCCTCCTCGACGGCTTCCCGCGGAACCTGGAGCAGGCCAGGATGCTCGATGAGATAGCAGACATCAACCTCGCGGTGAACCTGGACGTGGACGAACAGATCATCGTGGACCGCATCGTGAACCGTCGTAGCTGCAAACAGTGCAACGAGGTCTACCACCTTATCGCCAAACCCACGAGGGAGGAGGGTGTGTGCGACAAGTGCGGGGGCGAGCTGTACCAGAGGACCGACGACACCGAGGCGGTGGTAAGGGAGCGCCTGCGGGTGTACAAGGAGCGAACCCTGCCGTTGGCCAAGTTCTACAGCGAGAGGGGGATACTGGTGGACGTCGATGGTCAGGGGGAGATCGACGATGTGTACGACCGCATCCTCGCGGCCATAAATGATTTCAAGAACTGA
- a CDS encoding GNAT family N-acetyltransferase has protein sequence MGLRPMLSEDSWLFYKWFNDQRVLADMGLKHALFCVSVEEERARIGKKLSSPTDRDFIIVDLESEHAIGWAGLSHIDLRNSTAEVNVVIGEPQEWDSGKGIEATRMLVDHAFEVMNMHRLYLRVAEYNERAIACFTTSGFTVEGTMKDDHYHHGKYASSHLMSILREEGGRR, from the coding sequence GTGGGCCTGCGACCAATGCTAAGCGAGGATTCGTGGCTCTTCTACAAGTGGTTCAACGACCAGCGGGTATTGGCGGACATGGGCCTGAAGCACGCGCTGTTCTGCGTGTCCGTGGAGGAGGAGCGGGCCAGGATCGGAAAGAAGCTGTCCTCCCCCACCGACCGGGACTTCATCATAGTGGACCTGGAATCGGAGCATGCTATCGGCTGGGCGGGTCTGTCGCACATCGATCTGCGCAACTCCACCGCCGAGGTCAATGTCGTCATCGGCGAGCCCCAGGAATGGGACAGCGGAAAGGGCATCGAGGCCACACGCATGCTGGTGGATCATGCCTTCGAGGTGATGAACATGCACCGACTCTACCTAAGAGTGGCCGAGTACAATGAGCGAGCCATCGCCTGTTTCACCACCAGCGGCTTCACGGTGGAGGGAACGATGAAGGACGACCATTACCATCACGGTAAGTACGCTTCATCGCACCTTATGAGCATCCTGAGGGAAGAGGGAGGGAGACGCTGA
- a CDS encoding GNAT family N-acetyltransferase: protein MLEGKLVRLRAPERGDLPVFVKWINDPEVTEFLQFEPPMSIEDEEIWYQHMIQSKDRTFVIETKEGRPIGNIGLMGMDLRNRKTEIGIMIGEKDLWSHGYGTDAMLVLLRYLFDEMNMNRVGLYADSHNHRALRSYEKCGFTHEGVVRQYRFKDGQYLDSVQMSILQQEWKVAELARSNDVR, encoded by the coding sequence ATGCTAGAAGGAAAGCTAGTCCGTCTTCGCGCCCCTGAGAGAGGCGACCTTCCCGTGTTCGTGAAGTGGATAAACGATCCCGAGGTGACCGAGTTCCTGCAGTTCGAGCCACCCATGTCCATCGAGGACGAGGAGATATGGTACCAGCACATGATCCAGAGCAAGGACCGGACCTTCGTAATCGAGACCAAGGAGGGACGTCCCATCGGGAACATCGGCCTTATGGGAATGGACCTGAGGAACCGCAAGACCGAGATCGGGATCATGATCGGGGAGAAGGACCTATGGTCCCACGGTTACGGCACGGACGCCATGCTCGTCCTATTGCGTTATCTCTTCGATGAGATGAACATGAACCGGGTCGGCCTGTACGCTGATTCGCACAACCACCGCGCGCTAAGATCCTACGAGAAATGCGGTTTCACTCATGAGGGGGTGGTCCGGCAGTACCGTTTCAAGGACGGCCAGTATCTGGACAGCGTGCAGATGTCAATACTGCAGCAGGAGTGGAAGGTGGCGGAGCTGGCAAGAAGTAATGACGTGAGATAG
- a CDS encoding glycosyltransferase family 4 protein, translated as MRILHIENQAGVAFQLAQAQKRMGHEALVAETWANAIQEPHDREFYYTHASLGKDLFNGLELIKFAQGFDIIHVHGGLHWKRWDALALKLGLRKPLVVHYHGSEARDGYGMHYGSLADHKYISRPDLFRWVPDGEYVPNPVGEHPYSFDMEKRPRVIHMATNRRAKGTDLIEKALQELTEEGLDFDHIVLQNVDHQRAMEELAGSHILIDQVIDVSKVGIPSIIGLASFEAMAMGKVAISTFDEEYRKYYPGCPVITIDPDAKALKSAVREAVRNLESVKELGLAGREYVRREHSADVIVQRIMPVYRSLLSK; from the coding sequence ATGAGGATACTGCATATCGAGAACCAGGCCGGCGTGGCATTTCAGCTGGCTCAGGCTCAGAAGCGGATGGGGCATGAGGCCCTGGTCGCAGAGACATGGGCCAATGCCATCCAGGAACCCCATGACAGGGAGTTCTACTACACGCACGCAAGTCTGGGTAAGGATCTTTTCAATGGTCTGGAACTAATCAAATTCGCTCAGGGATTCGATATCATCCATGTCCATGGTGGCTTGCATTGGAAGCGATGGGACGCCTTAGCACTGAAACTAGGGCTTCGCAAACCCTTGGTGGTGCACTATCATGGCAGCGAGGCCAGGGACGGTTATGGGATGCATTATGGATCCCTCGCCGACCACAAATATATCTCCCGACCTGATCTCTTCAGATGGGTACCTGATGGGGAGTACGTCCCCAATCCCGTAGGGGAACACCCCTACAGCTTCGACATGGAGAAAAGACCTCGTGTCATCCATATGGCCACCAACCGAAGGGCAAAGGGCACGGACCTCATCGAGAAAGCGTTGCAGGAACTGACCGAGGAAGGTCTGGACTTTGACCACATCGTCCTTCAGAACGTAGATCACCAGCGCGCCATGGAGGAGCTGGCGGGATCCCACATCCTTATCGATCAGGTCATCGACGTCTCCAAGGTGGGCATCCCCAGCATCATCGGGTTGGCCTCCTTTGAGGCCATGGCCATGGGCAAGGTCGCTATCTCCACGTTCGATGAGGAGTATAGGAAGTACTATCCCGGCTGTCCAGTAATAACCATCGATCCTGATGCAAAGGCCTTGAAGAGCGCGGTCCGAGAGGCGGTGAGGAACCTGGAGTCGGTAAAGGAACTAGGATTGGCTGGCAGAGAATATGTCCGCAGGGAGCACAGTGCTGATGTGATCGTACAACGGATCATGCCCGTATACCGGTCACTGCTGAGTAAATGA
- a CDS encoding DUF362 domain-containing protein, translating into MSQENDHVSLVRCENYDPDQVMDAVRKAIGLLGGLDRFVSPGQRVLVKPNLLQGVPPEKCVTTHPEVVFAVAKLLKDHGCQVTIADSAGGETPFTTARLQKLYEVTGMAKSAERAGVTLGTEARYMEVPSPQGKVVKRFQVIAPAAEADVIVVVSKAKTHVLTTMTGAIKCIFGVLPGMEKPSLHGRMPEVDSFSDMLLDLNEAVRPHLQIMDAVMGMEGEGPSGGDPRHIGAILASGNCVSLDIVAATIMSFRPEEIPAIARAVARGMVDSDLQVKVLGEDPGSLTVADFKHPPRTKSALGNKLARGRVVTRLLRAYALRPAIDRERCIGCGICARSCPQKVIRIVRGKARIKYGKCIRCYCCHEMCQEKAIGLERSRGGRLIARIMEDRKART; encoded by the coding sequence ATGTCCCAGGAAAACGATCATGTTTCACTGGTTCGATGCGAGAACTACGACCCTGATCAGGTCATGGACGCTGTGCGGAAGGCGATAGGCCTGCTGGGAGGCCTGGACCGTTTCGTGTCCCCTGGGCAGAGGGTCCTGGTGAAGCCCAACCTTTTGCAGGGTGTCCCACCGGAGAAGTGCGTGACCACTCACCCGGAGGTGGTCTTCGCCGTCGCCAAACTGCTGAAGGACCACGGTTGTCAGGTGACGATAGCCGATAGCGCTGGAGGAGAAACACCATTCACCACGGCCCGGCTTCAGAAGCTGTACGAGGTAACGGGCATGGCCAAGTCCGCGGAGAGGGCGGGTGTCACACTGGGAACGGAGGCCAGGTACATGGAAGTACCCTCTCCCCAGGGGAAGGTGGTGAAGAGGTTCCAGGTGATCGCCCCCGCCGCCGAGGCCGATGTCATCGTGGTGGTCTCCAAGGCCAAGACCCATGTGCTCACCACCATGACGGGTGCCATCAAGTGCATCTTCGGTGTCCTGCCCGGGATGGAGAAGCCCAGCCTCCACGGCCGGATGCCGGAGGTGGACAGTTTCAGCGACATGCTCCTGGACCTCAACGAGGCGGTGAGACCCCATTTGCAGATCATGGATGCGGTCATGGGGATGGAGGGAGAGGGACCATCAGGAGGCGACCCCCGTCACATCGGCGCTATCCTGGCCAGCGGTAACTGCGTTAGCCTGGACATCGTGGCCGCCACCATCATGTCCTTCCGCCCCGAGGAGATACCGGCCATCGCCAGGGCAGTGGCCAGGGGGATGGTGGACAGCGACCTGCAGGTTAAGGTGCTGGGCGAGGACCCGGGAAGCTTGACGGTTGCTGACTTCAAACACCCACCTCGGACGAAGAGCGCTCTTGGCAACAAGCTCGCCAGGGGCAGAGTGGTGACCCGTCTCCTACGTGCCTATGCCCTCAGGCCCGCGATCGACAGGGAACGCTGCATAGGTTGCGGCATCTGCGCCCGGAGCTGTCCCCAGAAGGTCATCCGCATTGTCAGGGGGAAGGCCAGGATCAAGTATGGCAAATGCATCCGTTGCTACTGCTGCCATGAGATGTGCCAGGAGAAGGCGATAGGTTTGGAACGGAGTCGTGGTGGAAGGCTCATCGCCCGGATTATGGAGGACCGTAAGGCCCGCACCTAA
- a CDS encoding ACT domain-containing protein — MRFEEFKKDTEIKATVRRKEYSIAKVSEVPPLSEKVFAVVTDGAEITLVAELDHGFEVLEEERPFKIISFDTKLPFDLIGFLAYITKLLADENISLFAISSFSTDHILMKEAYLDRAMEVLKDAQVKIEEK, encoded by the coding sequence ATGAGGTTCGAGGAGTTCAAGAAAGACACTGAGATAAAGGCCACCGTACGCAGGAAGGAGTATTCCATAGCCAAGGTTTCTGAGGTCCCGCCGCTGAGCGAGAAGGTGTTCGCCGTGGTCACTGACGGTGCGGAGATAACTCTGGTCGCGGAGCTGGACCATGGGTTTGAGGTGCTCGAGGAGGAGAGGCCTTTCAAGATCATCTCTTTCGACACCAAGCTGCCCTTTGATCTGATCGGGTTCTTAGCCTACATCACCAAGCTGCTCGCCGACGAGAACATTAGCCTGTTCGCCATCTCCTCGTTCTCCACGGACCACATCCTTATGAAGGAAGCCTATCTGGATAGGGCCATGGAGGTCCTGAAGGATGCCCAGGTGAAGATCGAGGAAAAATAA
- a CDS encoding pyridoxamine 5'-phosphate oxidase family protein, whose translation MVALPEDVFGLINDQSSAKVLGTRAANGDVHLINVGGAGAIDKETLFVGEIFMKKTGENLVLAKDQNTKVAMLVSKGFKSYEVKASVADHLTSGPIFDKMAGVFKSMKFDLKGLWLLKVEEVWNESPSYDAGQRMI comes from the coding sequence ATGGTGGCATTACCGGAGGATGTTTTCGGCCTGATCAACGATCAGAGCTCTGCGAAAGTACTGGGAACGAGAGCGGCGAACGGAGATGTGCACCTCATCAACGTCGGTGGGGCTGGCGCTATTGACAAGGAGACCTTGTTCGTCGGGGAGATCTTCATGAAAAAGACGGGTGAGAACCTCGTCCTGGCCAAGGACCAGAACACCAAGGTGGCGATGCTGGTGTCCAAGGGCTTCAAGTCCTACGAGGTAAAGGCGTCGGTCGCGGACCACCTGACCTCGGGACCAATATTCGATAAGATGGCAGGTGTCTTCAAGAGCATGAAGTTCGACCTCAAGGGCTTGTGGCTGCTTAAGGTCGAAGAGGTGTGGAACGAGAGTCCGTCATATGATGCTGGCCAGAGGATGATCTGA
- a CDS encoding FAD-binding protein — MEQDVVEQIGTIVGESNYSTRIADLYTYGFDASIHHVTPEIVVQPRSTEQVSKLMKLANSLKIPVVPRGAGTGLCGGAVPLQGGMVIDLTRMNKIKEIRVEDLYCVCEAGVVYDHLQKALGPYKFTFPPTPGSAEACTIGGMVSTNASGMRAIKYGGTRDYVLGLEVVLPSGEIMQLGTRTLKNASGYQLDRLFVGAEGTLGIITQVTLKIVPKPKKMAMIIAGFDTLEKAGKCVSALIAKPLLPSAVELMDSTCIRAVNKAINAGLPDVAALCMIEVDGDPKVVAEELVEVVKVADSIGAVGLQQSDDPAQMAKWTNSRKSVMAALSRYGEGLVSVSLADDMGVPISKIPDAVVEFAKIADRYGVIIGTYGHAADGNLHTKMLLNPESPESWRAGEKAVRDIFDTCLRLGGTVTGEHGVGISKAPYFQKERASAIIAMKAIKTALDPNNIMNPGKMQDWDGYIIQHLRYPCADQNQ, encoded by the coding sequence ATGGAGCAGGACGTGGTTGAGCAGATAGGGACGATCGTAGGCGAGAGCAACTATTCCACCAGGATTGCTGATCTGTATACTTATGGGTTCGACGCATCTATCCATCACGTCACCCCGGAGATCGTGGTGCAGCCTCGGAGCACGGAGCAGGTATCCAAGCTCATGAAGCTCGCCAACTCCCTGAAGATCCCTGTGGTGCCCCGTGGGGCCGGTACCGGCCTGTGCGGTGGAGCCGTACCTCTGCAGGGAGGAATGGTGATCGATCTCACCCGGATGAACAAGATCAAGGAGATCAGGGTGGAGGACCTCTACTGCGTATGCGAGGCAGGGGTGGTCTATGACCACCTGCAAAAGGCGCTGGGACCATACAAGTTCACCTTCCCTCCTACCCCCGGTAGCGCCGAGGCGTGCACCATCGGTGGCATGGTATCCACCAACGCCTCGGGCATGAGGGCCATCAAGTACGGGGGGACCAGGGACTACGTCCTGGGGCTGGAGGTCGTCCTGCCCTCGGGAGAGATCATGCAGCTGGGTACGAGGACGCTGAAGAACGCCTCCGGCTATCAGCTGGACCGCCTATTCGTAGGGGCCGAGGGAACTCTGGGGATCATCACCCAAGTGACCCTGAAGATCGTTCCCAAGCCCAAGAAGATGGCCATGATCATCGCCGGCTTCGACACCCTGGAGAAGGCCGGGAAGTGCGTATCCGCGCTCATCGCCAAGCCCCTGCTCCCGTCGGCAGTGGAGCTCATGGACTCCACATGCATCCGTGCCGTTAACAAGGCCATCAATGCCGGGCTGCCTGACGTGGCCGCGCTATGCATGATCGAGGTCGACGGCGACCCCAAGGTGGTGGCCGAGGAACTGGTGGAGGTCGTAAAGGTCGCGGATTCCATTGGCGCCGTGGGCCTGCAGCAGTCGGACGACCCCGCGCAGATGGCCAAGTGGACCAACTCCCGGAAGAGCGTCATGGCCGCTCTGTCACGTTATGGCGAGGGCCTGGTCTCGGTGTCCCTGGCCGATGATATGGGCGTCCCCATCTCCAAGATACCCGATGCGGTGGTGGAGTTCGCCAAGATCGCCGACAGGTACGGCGTCATCATCGGCACCTACGGGCACGCTGCGGACGGCAACCTGCACACGAAGATGCTGCTCAACCCCGAGTCCCCGGAGTCATGGCGGGCTGGGGAGAAGGCGGTGCGCGATATCTTCGACACCTGCCTGCGGCTGGGCGGAACGGTTACAGGGGAGCATGGAGTGGGCATTTCCAAGGCACCCTATTTCCAGAAGGAGAGGGCCTCGGCCATCATCGCTATGAAGGCCATAAAGACGGCGCTCGACCCTAACAACATCATGAACCCCGGGAAGATGCAGGACTGGGACGGGTACATCATCCAGCACCTGCGTTACCCCTGCGCCGATCAGAACCAGTGA
- a CDS encoding site-2 protease family protein translates to MYSPNTINIPAGYGKVSFGKVEMKNILIAVSALTLVFTLVLYTGLISSISGLTTVESLLYTVGVSFVAVLTGFMLHELAHKIVAQRSGAWAEFRAYPMGLLMAVLFAFMGFLFAAPGAVYIQGMISRKQNGLISIAGPLTNLALGLSFMGLGLWLNAGLLALALYLIGTVNLMLAAFNPLPIPPLDGYKVMKWNLPVYIVTFGASAALAAMVYLNVLA, encoded by the coding sequence ATGTACAGTCCAAATACCATCAACATACCTGCCGGCTATGGCAAGGTGAGCTTTGGCAAGGTGGAGATGAAGAACATCCTCATCGCCGTTTCCGCGCTCACATTGGTCTTCACCCTCGTCCTATATACTGGGTTGATCTCTAGCATCAGCGGACTGACGACGGTGGAGTCTCTGCTGTATACGGTGGGCGTATCCTTTGTCGCAGTTCTCACCGGCTTCATGCTGCACGAGCTCGCTCACAAGATCGTCGCTCAGAGGAGCGGGGCGTGGGCGGAGTTCCGCGCCTACCCTATGGGCCTTCTCATGGCGGTCCTGTTCGCGTTCATGGGTTTCCTGTTCGCCGCTCCCGGCGCGGTGTACATCCAGGGCATGATCAGCCGCAAGCAGAACGGCCTCATCAGCATCGCCGGCCCCCTCACCAACCTGGCTCTGGGATTGTCCTTCATGGGCCTGGGGTTGTGGCTCAACGCAGGCCTACTTGCATTGGCACTCTACCTGATCGGGACCGTGAACCTGATGCTGGCTGCTTTCAACCCGCTACCCATACCGCCTCTGGACGGTTACAAGGTCATGAAGTGGAACCTTCCGGTGTACATCGTGACCTTTGGTGCATCGGCGGCCCTCGCGGCCATGGTGTACCTCAACGTCCTGGCGTGA
- a CDS encoding sodium:calcium antiporter, translating into MDPLLFLLSFVIILASCELFTNGVEWVGRRFNLSEGCVGSVLAAIGTALPETIIPLIAILFVAGDAGTELGTGAILGAPFMLSTLALFVCGLSVLVFKKRRGTNTLHINGHLIRRDLKFFLLAYGLAALAAFLPSDMRFVKMGLGIGLFCLYGVYIWYTVRTGSVCEEELKALYLHKLGRRLRPESKRSSDGSLEGEGTEVYRPSTALIILQVFISLGGIILGANVFVEQIEALSTEIAVPVIIMALLITPLATELPEKFNSVLWIRERKDTYAIGNITGAMVFQSCIPVTIGLLLTPWIIDISNPVEALEAMALGIALLSGVILYWRSSETELSMASLMMGGLFYVAFFIMVLFNV; encoded by the coding sequence ATGGACCCGCTCCTGTTCCTCCTCAGTTTCGTCATAATCTTGGCCTCATGTGAGCTGTTCACGAACGGCGTGGAGTGGGTCGGAAGGAGGTTCAACCTCTCCGAAGGATGTGTCGGAAGCGTGCTGGCCGCCATCGGGACAGCGCTTCCGGAGACCATCATACCTCTGATCGCCATCCTCTTCGTGGCCGGGGATGCCGGGACCGAACTGGGCACCGGTGCTATCCTGGGCGCTCCCTTCATGCTCTCCACCCTGGCCTTGTTCGTGTGCGGGCTTTCGGTGCTGGTGTTCAAGAAGAGACGGGGAACGAACACATTGCACATCAACGGTCACCTCATACGCCGCGACCTCAAGTTCTTTCTGCTGGCATATGGTCTGGCCGCGCTGGCGGCGTTCCTGCCCTCGGACATGAGGTTCGTCAAGATGGGACTCGGGATCGGGTTGTTCTGCCTGTATGGCGTCTATATCTGGTATACCGTGCGCACGGGCTCGGTGTGCGAGGAGGAGCTTAAGGCGTTGTACCTGCACAAGCTGGGGCGCCGTCTACGCCCCGAGTCCAAGCGATCCTCCGATGGCAGCTTGGAGGGTGAGGGGACCGAGGTGTACAGGCCAAGCACCGCGCTCATCATCCTTCAGGTCTTCATCTCCCTCGGCGGAATAATTCTGGGTGCCAATGTCTTCGTGGAGCAGATCGAGGCCCTGTCCACCGAGATCGCTGTGCCTGTGATAATCATGGCGCTCCTCATCACCCCCCTCGCCACCGAGCTCCCGGAGAAGTTCAACAGCGTGCTGTGGATCAGGGAGCGCAAGGACACCTACGCCATAGGGAACATAACCGGGGCGATGGTGTTCCAGTCCTGCATCCCCGTCACCATCGGCTTGCTGCTTACGCCCTGGATCATAGATATCAGCAACCCCGTGGAGGCATTGGAGGCGATGGCCTTGGGCATCGCCTTGTTGTCGGGGGTCATTCTCTACTGGCGCTCGTCAGAGACCGAGCTCAGCATGGCCAGCCTCATGATGGGAGGGCTTTTCTACGTCGCCTTCTTCATCATGGTGCTGTTTAACGTGTGA